The Winogradskyella schleiferi genome has a window encoding:
- a CDS encoding outer membrane beta-barrel family protein, translating into MIVRLRYYLSVCLCTLCFMAFAQDFSVSGQVLDANNEPITLANVILLAEDGSAFIKGTSTEEAGYFEINNLASATYFIKITYVGFEAFTQKIILRGNLDLKKIQLNEIPESLDEVTVIAKKPTITRKPDRLIFNVEGTALTEGSTLSVLKSTPGIIVSEGGITIKSSPATVFINNRRVQLTSEELITLLESAPANSIKSVEVITNPPASYDADSGSVINIIMSKNLATGYRGSVFTNYTQGVFPRYNAGTSHYFKNNKVNLNINYSYTNSKINRDQDDTVNYLENINPNPEEESIYEIDEIYKSNVNRNTWSETHNLNLNFDYYLDDKNTLSLTSTGLYSPYFKYQIRNNTNITDENLVFQSRFTADNLSRDNKYNIGTDLIFRHDFENSANLTFNAHYTIYDYDRDQNVITNNFDINNMFVNSSEFNTVSNQNTNIITGKMDYNLPISDTSNFDAGVKYSNITTDSDITRLDIIGGSEVVNTANTDAFKYDEKVFAAYSNYINTWDKWGLSLGLRVEQTNIEGKSVTLNETNTQAYFNWFPNASLSYQILEDLNIYGNYKRSIYRPSYTDLNPFTFFLNENTVVLGNPNLVPSYRDHYKLGTSFLEHFVVEAYYMNYDGDIVELPRQNNETNVIAFTPTNLDKKVEYGFDFIFDYYPTNTWNLYFVTSFYNISEESNFGEGFVEQEQWSNYSVLMNSISFLKDQSLNINLTLTWAGKNLQQFQTVEDRLISEFSISKSIFKKKGIVSLSVEDIFNLQDYDTNTNYLNQSSSSSIDSDNRYIKLGFRYNFGNTKLNTNERTTSAEERERLKDLN; encoded by the coding sequence ATGATTGTTCGCCTACGGTATTATTTAAGTGTATGTCTTTGTACACTATGTTTTATGGCTTTTGCGCAAGATTTTTCAGTTTCAGGACAGGTTTTAGACGCCAACAATGAACCTATTACATTAGCTAATGTTATTCTATTAGCTGAAGATGGTAGCGCTTTTATAAAAGGCACCTCAACCGAGGAAGCTGGCTATTTTGAGATCAATAATTTGGCTTCAGCTACCTATTTTATCAAAATCACCTATGTTGGATTTGAAGCATTTACACAAAAAATCATTTTAAGAGGAAATTTGGATCTCAAAAAAATTCAACTTAACGAAATTCCTGAAAGTTTAGATGAAGTTACCGTTATTGCCAAAAAACCAACCATAACGCGTAAACCAGACCGTTTGATATTCAATGTAGAAGGCACAGCTTTAACAGAGGGTTCAACGCTTAGTGTTCTTAAAAGTACGCCAGGCATTATAGTTTCAGAAGGCGGTATTACTATTAAAAGTTCGCCAGCTACGGTTTTTATTAATAATAGACGTGTACAATTAACTTCTGAAGAACTCATTACGTTGTTGGAAAGTGCACCAGCCAATAGCATAAAATCGGTTGAAGTCATTACAAATCCACCAGCAAGTTATGATGCTGATTCTGGTTCCGTCATTAATATTATTATGAGTAAAAACTTGGCAACAGGTTACAGAGGGAGTGTGTTTACCAATTATACACAAGGGGTTTTTCCGAGATATAATGCAGGAACAAGCCATTATTTTAAAAACAATAAAGTCAATCTAAACATTAACTATAGTTATACAAATAGTAAGATTAATAGAGACCAAGATGACACGGTTAACTATTTAGAAAATATAAATCCTAATCCAGAAGAAGAAAGTATTTATGAAATAGATGAAATTTATAAATCTAACGTGAATAGAAACACGTGGTCTGAGACCCACAACCTCAATCTTAATTTCGATTATTATTTAGATGATAAAAATACGTTAAGCCTTACTAGTACAGGTTTATACTCGCCTTATTTTAAATATCAGATTAGAAATAATACCAATATTACAGACGAAAACTTAGTGTTTCAATCCCGATTTACTGCCGATAATCTGTCCAGAGATAACAAGTATAATATTGGAACCGATTTAATCTTTAGACATGATTTTGAGAATAGTGCAAACCTAACGTTTAATGCTCATTATACAATTTACGATTATGACCGTGACCAAAATGTGATCACAAATAATTTTGATATTAATAATATGTTTGTGAATAGTTCGGAATTCAACACTGTTTCTAATCAAAACACCAATATCATAACTGGGAAAATGGATTATAATCTGCCAATAAGTGATACTTCTAATTTTGATGCTGGCGTAAAATATTCGAACATAACCACGGATAGCGACATTACCAGATTAGATATAATAGGTGGTTCAGAAGTTGTAAACACAGCTAATACAGATGCTTTTAAATATGATGAAAAAGTATTTGCGGCATATTCTAATTATATAAATACTTGGGATAAATGGGGATTGAGTTTGGGCCTCAGAGTTGAGCAGACCAATATTGAAGGTAAATCAGTAACATTGAACGAAACGAATACTCAAGCTTATTTTAATTGGTTTCCAAATGCAAGTTTGTCCTATCAAATATTAGAAGACCTAAATATTTATGGAAACTATAAGCGAAGCATTTATAGGCCAAGTTATACAGACTTAAATCCATTTACATTTTTTTTAAATGAAAACACAGTAGTTTTAGGAAATCCAAATTTAGTGCCATCTTACCGAGATCACTATAAACTAGGAACAAGTTTTTTAGAGCATTTTGTGGTTGAAGCCTATTATATGAACTATGATGGCGATATTGTGGAGTTGCCTAGGCAAAATAATGAGACTAATGTGATTGCTTTTACACCAACCAATCTAGATAAAAAAGTAGAATACGGTTTCGACTTTATATTTGATTATTACCCAACGAACACTTGGAATCTCTATTTTGTAACTTCATTTTACAATATTTCTGAAGAATCAAATTTTGGAGAAGGATTTGTAGAACAAGAGCAATGGTCTAATTATAGCGTATTGATGAATAGTATATCCTTTTTAAAAGATCAAAGTTTAAATATAAATCTCACATTGACTTGGGCTGGTAAAAATTTACAACAATTTCAAACTGTTGAAGATCGCTTAATTTCAGAATTTAGTATTTCAAAATCAATTTTTAAGAAAAAAGGAATTGTTTCATTATCAGTTGAGGATATTTTTAACCTTCAAGACTATGATACCAATACGAATTATTTAAACCAATCAAGCTCTAGTTCTATAGATTCAGATAACCGTTATATCAAACTAGGTTTCCGCTACAATTTTGGTAATACCAAACTCAACACTAACGAGCGTACTACAAGTGCAGAAGAACGTGAGCGACTTAAAGATTTAAACTAG
- a CDS encoding TolB family protein, with translation MNRIIVILILLVTFSSCKNENISKISSETKIDAKETKNPLIYPEETHFKSIRQVTFGGDNAEAYWSFNDKQLVFQSNNAKWNVGCDQMFLMDANDTFTDSIAPPMISTGKGRTTCAYFLPDNKHIIYASTHLGGDDCPDTPLRKNGKYIWPIYDSYDIFVADLEGNIVNQLTNEVGYDAEPTVSPKGDKIVFTSTRSGDLELYTMNIDGSDVKQITHELGYDGGAFFSPDGTKLIFRSSRPKTKQDIKDYKELLAEGLVEPTDMELYICNADGSELRQLTDLGNANWSPFFHPSGEKILFSSNFEAERGFPFNLYLIDIDGKNLTRVTHGETFDAFPVFSNDGKYLAFSSNRNNGGGRDTNLFIAEWQD, from the coding sequence ATGAACAGAATCATTGTTATTTTAATTCTATTAGTTACGTTTTCGTCTTGTAAAAATGAAAACATTTCCAAAATTTCTTCTGAAACTAAAATAGATGCGAAGGAAACAAAAAACCCATTAATCTATCCAGAGGAAACCCATTTTAAATCGATACGGCAAGTGACATTTGGAGGCGATAATGCGGAAGCATACTGGAGTTTTAATGATAAGCAATTGGTGTTTCAATCCAATAATGCGAAATGGAATGTCGGTTGTGACCAAATGTTTCTAATGGATGCCAATGACACCTTTACAGATAGCATTGCTCCTCCAATGATTAGTACAGGAAAAGGCAGAACCACATGTGCTTATTTTCTTCCTGATAACAAACATATAATTTACGCTTCTACACATCTTGGCGGCGATGATTGCCCTGACACTCCACTTAGAAAAAACGGCAAATACATTTGGCCCATCTATGATAGCTATGATATTTTTGTCGCTGATTTAGAGGGGAATATTGTGAACCAACTTACCAATGAAGTCGGTTATGATGCGGAACCAACCGTATCTCCAAAAGGCGATAAAATTGTGTTTACGTCAACTAGAAGTGGCGATTTGGAATTGTACACCATGAATATTGATGGCTCTGACGTCAAACAAATTACTCACGAATTGGGTTATGATGGAGGCGCTTTCTTTTCGCCAGATGGCACTAAATTAATTTTCCGTTCATCACGACCTAAAACCAAACAAGACATAAAAGACTACAAGGAGTTATTGGCTGAAGGTTTGGTGGAACCAACAGATATGGAACTTTACATTTGTAATGCTGATGGTTCCGAATTAAGACAATTAACAGATTTAGGAAATGCCAATTGGAGTCCGTTTTTTCATCCTTCTGGCGAAAAGATTTTATTCTCTTCTAATTTTGAAGCGGAACGTGGTTTTCCTTTTAATTTGTATTTAATTGATATTGATGGGAAGAATTTAACGCGTGTAACGCATGGTGAAACTTTTGATGCGTTTCCTGTATTTTCAAATGACGGGAAATATTTGGCGTTTTCTTCTAACCGAAATAATGGTGGTGGACGCGATACAAATTTGTTTATTGCAGAGTGGCAAGACTAG
- a CDS encoding M28 family peptidase produces the protein MKKLVFLLVLVGLLSCKNEPKVAENKIKEDVAFLADDKLEGRQTGTQGEVLASEYLVKRFEAIGLQPKGTEGFLQSFSFKPKTDPHSEVEFTTNADSTITGHNVIGFIDNKAKNTIVIGAHYDHLGFGGEGSLFREKEKAIHNGADDNASGVAVLLNLASRLVMQNNNSEIKDNNNYLFMAFSGEEMGLLGSNYFSKNPTIEAESINYMINMDMVGRMKTDSTLAVYGTGTSPMFKQTIKANNEKFKIVENESGVGPSDHTSFYLIDIPVLHFFTGQHEDYHKPSDDSEKLNYEGMNLISDYIYNIIRDLDDNGELAFRKTKNESEETPRFKVGLGVVPDYLYDGKGMRIDGTREDTPAFNTGLQKGDIVLKLGDSTITDMMSYMRALSVFDNGDEADITVKRGEKNIETKVKF, from the coding sequence ATGAAGAAATTAGTCTTTTTATTGGTTTTAGTAGGATTATTATCGTGTAAAAATGAACCTAAAGTTGCCGAAAACAAAATTAAAGAGGATGTTGCCTTTTTAGCTGATGATAAGCTTGAAGGCCGTCAAACGGGAACACAAGGTGAAGTTTTGGCTTCAGAATATTTGGTAAAACGCTTTGAAGCCATTGGACTTCAGCCCAAAGGAACAGAAGGGTTTTTACAATCCTTTTCGTTTAAACCCAAGACAGATCCGCATAGCGAAGTGGAATTTACAACGAATGCAGACAGTACGATTACAGGTCATAACGTCATAGGTTTTATTGACAATAAGGCTAAAAATACCATCGTTATTGGCGCACATTACGACCATTTAGGGTTTGGAGGTGAAGGTTCACTTTTTAGAGAAAAGGAAAAAGCCATTCACAACGGAGCAGATGACAATGCAAGTGGTGTTGCAGTGCTTTTAAATTTAGCAAGCCGATTAGTAATGCAAAACAATAACTCTGAAATAAAAGACAACAACAACTATTTGTTCATGGCATTTTCTGGAGAGGAGATGGGACTTTTAGGATCTAACTATTTTTCAAAAAATCCAACGATTGAAGCCGAATCCATAAACTATATGATAAACATGGATATGGTTGGCAGAATGAAAACCGATAGCACATTGGCTGTTTATGGCACAGGAACGTCGCCGATGTTTAAACAAACTATAAAAGCAAATAATGAAAAATTCAAAATAGTTGAAAACGAAAGTGGTGTAGGACCAAGCGATCACACGTCTTTTTATTTGATTGATATTCCGGTGTTGCATTTTTTTACTGGTCAGCATGAAGATTACCACAAACCAAGTGATGATTCTGAAAAGTTGAATTATGAAGGCATGAATCTCATTTCAGACTACATATACAATATTATTAGGGATTTAGATGATAATGGCGAATTAGCGTTCAGAAAAACAAAGAACGAAAGTGAAGAAACGCCACGATTTAAAGTGGGCTTAGGCGTAGTACCAGATTATCTATACGACGGAAAAGGGATGCGAATCGATGGAACACGTGAAGACACTCCAGCGTTTAATACAGGTTTGCAAAAAGGTGATATTGTCCTAAAATTAGGAGATAGTACTATTACAGATATGATGAGCTATATGCGCGCCTTATCTGTTTTTGATAATGGCGATGAAGCCGATATCACGGTAAAGCGAGGCGAAAAAAACATTGAAACAAAGGTTAAGTTTTAA